Proteins co-encoded in one Diaminobutyricimonas sp. LJ205 genomic window:
- a CDS encoding cystathionine beta-synthase — translation MKYANSVIDLVGNTPLVKLNSVTKGYAPTILVKVEYLNPGGSSKDRIATRIIDAAERDGLLKPGGTIVEPTSGNTGVGLALVAQQRGYRCVFVLPDKVGEDKRNVLTAYGAEIVVTPTAVAPDSPESYYSVSDRLVKEIPGAFKPNQYANQNGPLSHYETTGPEIWRDTDGKITHFVAGVGTGGTISGTGKYLKEVSGGSVTVIGSDPEGSVYSGGTGRPYLVEGVGEDFWPTAYDPTVVDEIIAVSDAESFEMTRRLAREEGLLVGGSSGMAVVSALKAAEKLDADDIIVVLLPDGGRGYLGKVFNDKWMRSHGFLEGGDKRTVADVLKSKSGDLPELVHVGRKDTVHDAIRIMTDHGVSQLLVLGAEPPVVMGEVVGAIDERRLLDAVLGGDASMTDAAADFVGAPLPLIGVGESVDQAKEALASADALLVSADGKPVGVLTRHDLLAFLSAE, via the coding sequence ATGAAGTACGCAAACAGCGTCATCGACCTGGTCGGCAACACCCCACTGGTCAAGCTCAACAGTGTCACCAAGGGGTACGCCCCCACCATCCTCGTCAAGGTCGAGTACCTGAACCCTGGTGGTTCGTCGAAGGACCGCATCGCGACGCGCATCATCGACGCGGCCGAGCGCGACGGGCTGTTGAAGCCCGGCGGCACCATCGTGGAGCCGACCAGTGGCAACACCGGAGTGGGGCTCGCCCTGGTGGCGCAGCAGCGCGGCTACCGCTGCGTCTTCGTGCTGCCCGACAAGGTCGGCGAAGACAAGCGCAACGTGCTGACCGCGTACGGCGCCGAGATCGTGGTCACGCCGACCGCGGTGGCGCCCGACAGCCCCGAGTCGTACTACAGCGTGTCCGACCGCCTGGTGAAGGAGATCCCGGGCGCGTTCAAGCCGAACCAGTACGCCAACCAGAACGGCCCGCTCAGCCACTACGAGACCACCGGTCCCGAGATCTGGCGCGACACCGACGGCAAGATCACCCACTTCGTCGCGGGTGTCGGCACCGGCGGCACCATCAGCGGCACGGGCAAGTACCTCAAGGAGGTCTCCGGGGGCTCGGTCACCGTGATCGGCTCCGACCCCGAGGGGTCCGTCTACTCGGGCGGCACCGGCCGCCCCTACCTCGTCGAGGGCGTCGGTGAGGACTTCTGGCCCACCGCCTATGACCCGACCGTTGTGGACGAGATCATCGCGGTGTCGGATGCCGAGTCCTTCGAGATGACCCGGCGACTCGCCCGCGAGGAAGGCCTGCTCGTCGGCGGCTCCAGCGGCATGGCCGTGGTCTCGGCGCTGAAGGCCGCCGAGAAGCTCGACGCAGACGACATCATCGTGGTGCTCCTGCCGGACGGCGGCCGCGGCTACCTCGGCAAGGTCTTCAACGACAAGTGGATGCGTTCGCACGGCTTCCTCGAGGGCGGCGACAAGCGCACGGTCGCCGACGTGCTGAAGTCGAAGAGCGGCGATCTGCCCGAGCTGGTGCACGTCGGCCGCAAGGACACCGTGCACGACGCCATCCGGATCATGACCGACCACGGCGTCTCGCAGCTGCTCGTGCTCGGCGCCGAGCCGCCCGTCGTGATGGGCGAGGTGGTCGGCGCGATCGACGAGCGCCGCCTGCTCGACGCCGTGCTGGGCGGCGACGCATCGATGACGGATGCCGCGGCCGACTTCGTCGGCGCCCCGCTGCCGCTGATCGGCGTCGGTGAATCGGTCGACCAGGCCAAGGAAGCGCTCGCCAGCGCCGATGCCCTGCTGGTGAGCGCGGACGGCAAGCCCGTCGGCGTGCTCACCCGCCACGACCTGCTGGCTTTCCTGTCTGCCGAGTGA